A window of Longispora fulva contains these coding sequences:
- a CDS encoding NADH-quinone oxidoreductase subunit N yields the protein MIQSIDHAILLPAYLAAGTAVLVFVADLVVPRRAVSLGLGVLGSLAVLVSAVRAPQGRRTFCLPEGCSYVYDKQAMVVAVLFAALTAAVLLLSATTKAEPGEYAFLLACSMTGGVVLGAAGDLITLIVALETLTLPLYALVALRRGLRSAEGALSLFVVSVISTAVALFGAALVYATFATVHLGKLATATPTKQLAPVATLGAVLLVAGLSFKVAAVPLHGWAPATYDGAPLPVTAYLSTASKLGGVVALLLVSGALLEVRPTTRVVLAALAIATMTVGNLGALRQTRMVRLLAWSSIAQAGYVLAALVVSGPAAVAYTVFFVIMEIVAFGVVIAARDDGDGGAVDDYRGLARRSPWLAGALVVALAGLAGLPPGFAGLFAKVTVVKALVDGHWTWLAVIVVLNAVLALAYYARVGAALFAPGDAPAPKTRWPITAALAVAAAVALVVGFLPQWVLSAASY from the coding sequence ATGATCCAGTCGATCGATCACGCGATCCTGCTGCCGGCGTACCTGGCGGCCGGCACGGCGGTGCTGGTGTTCGTCGCGGACCTGGTCGTGCCCCGCCGCGCGGTGTCGCTCGGGCTCGGCGTGCTGGGCTCGCTCGCGGTCCTCGTCTCGGCGGTGCGGGCTCCGCAGGGCCGGCGCACGTTCTGCCTGCCGGAGGGCTGCTCGTACGTCTACGACAAGCAGGCCATGGTCGTCGCGGTGCTGTTCGCGGCACTCACGGCCGCCGTGCTGCTCCTGTCGGCCACGACGAAGGCCGAACCGGGGGAGTACGCCTTCCTGCTCGCCTGCTCGATGACCGGCGGCGTGGTCCTGGGCGCGGCCGGGGACCTGATCACCCTGATCGTCGCCCTGGAGACCCTGACCCTGCCGTTGTACGCCCTCGTCGCGCTCCGCAGGGGCCTGAGGAGCGCCGAGGGCGCGCTGTCCCTGTTCGTGGTCTCCGTGATCTCCACGGCGGTGGCCCTGTTCGGCGCGGCACTCGTCTACGCCACCTTCGCCACCGTGCACCTCGGCAAGCTCGCCACCGCGACCCCGACGAAGCAGCTCGCCCCGGTCGCCACCCTCGGCGCGGTCCTCCTCGTCGCCGGGCTCTCCTTCAAGGTGGCGGCCGTACCGCTGCACGGCTGGGCCCCGGCCACCTACGACGGCGCCCCGCTGCCCGTCACCGCCTACCTGTCCACGGCGTCCAAGCTGGGCGGCGTGGTGGCGCTGCTGTTGGTGTCCGGGGCGCTGCTCGAGGTGCGGCCGACCACCCGGGTCGTCCTCGCCGCGCTGGCGATCGCGACCATGACCGTGGGCAACCTCGGCGCGCTCCGCCAGACCCGGATGGTCCGGCTGCTCGCCTGGTCCTCGATCGCTCAGGCCGGCTACGTGCTGGCCGCGCTGGTGGTGTCGGGGCCGGCCGCGGTGGCGTACACCGTCTTCTTCGTGATCATGGAGATCGTGGCCTTCGGCGTGGTCATCGCCGCCCGCGACGACGGCGACGGCGGAGCGGTCGACGACTACCGGGGCCTCGCCCGCCGCTCGCCGTGGCTCGCCGGGGCCCTCGTGGTCGCGCTGGCCGGCCTCGCGGGCCTGCCGCCGGGGTTCGCCGGCCTGTTCGCGAAGGTCACGGTCGTCAAGGCTCTCGTGGACGGGCACTGGACCTGGCTTGCCGTGATCGTGGTCCTCAACGCCGTCCTCGCCCTCGCCTACTACGCGCGGGTCGGCGCGGCCCTGTTCGCCCCGGGCGACGCCCCGGCCCCGAAGACCAGGTGGCCGATCACCGCGGCCCTCGCTGTCGCTGCCGCCGTCGCCCTCGTCGTCGGCTTCCTCCCGCAATGGGTACTCTCCGCAGCCAGCTACTAA
- a CDS encoding NADH-quinone oxidoreductase subunit J family protein encodes MTVTDILLCALGAVAIGAALRVVTTRHLVRAGLWLVVALAAIAGCYLVLTAELVAWVQVLIYVGAVVVLLLFATMLTRAPIGPSDELDRARIPAALIGLGSGGGLAAILFIGYRWTRVELSAPGTAAKLGAEIFSGWVLPFEVLSVLLLAALVGAIVVSRKGAER; translated from the coding sequence GTGACCGTCACCGACATCCTGCTGTGCGCCCTGGGCGCAGTGGCCATCGGCGCCGCGCTGCGCGTGGTCACCACCAGGCACCTCGTCCGGGCCGGGTTGTGGCTGGTCGTGGCCCTGGCAGCGATCGCCGGCTGCTACCTGGTGCTCACCGCCGAACTGGTCGCCTGGGTCCAGGTGCTGATCTACGTCGGGGCCGTCGTCGTGCTGCTGCTGTTCGCCACGATGCTGACCCGCGCGCCGATCGGCCCCAGCGACGAGCTGGACCGGGCCCGGATTCCGGCGGCCCTGATCGGCCTCGGTTCCGGCGGTGGCCTGGCCGCGATCCTATTCATCGGGTACCGGTGGACCAGGGTCGAACTCTCCGCCCCCGGCACGGCGGCGAAACTCGGCGCGGAGATCTTCTCCGGCTGGGTGCTGCCGTTCGAGGTGCTCTCCGTGCTGCTGCTCGCCGCGCTGGTCGGCGCGATCGTGGTCTCGCGCAAGGGGGCTGAGCGCTGA
- the nuoK gene encoding NADH-quinone oxidoreductase subunit NuoK: MHPVIPYVIAALLFGVGVYGVLVRRNAVLVLMAVELMLNAVNLVLVTADATVRAYTGQTFALFVIVLAAAEIGVGLALVLQLFRLRGAIVLDDVAVDSVPAGAPVDNSVDNPVDKPVDNS, encoded by the coding sequence ATGCATCCCGTCATCCCCTACGTGATCGCCGCGCTGCTGTTCGGCGTCGGCGTCTACGGCGTGCTCGTCCGGCGCAACGCCGTCCTCGTGCTGATGGCCGTGGAGCTGATGCTCAACGCGGTCAACCTGGTGCTCGTGACGGCGGACGCGACGGTGCGGGCGTACACCGGGCAGACGTTCGCGCTGTTCGTGATCGTGCTGGCCGCCGCGGAGATCGGGGTCGGGCTGGCGCTGGTGCTGCAGCTCTTCCGGCTGCGGGGGGCGATCGTGCTGGACGACGTGGCCGTGGATTCCGTGCCGGCCGGCGCTCCTGTGGACAACTCTGTGGATAACCCTGTGGACAAGCCTGTGGACAACTCATGA
- a CDS encoding complex I subunit 4 family protein, whose product MILIALLALPALGALLAFLPGRTGRLAATCVAALTFGLSLRLYSTGPGFWYEFDRAWVPALKLRFHLGVDGISWPLIVLTTLLTLLCCLYSLWKTPDNRLIGLLLALQVGLLGVFVALDLVLFFVAFEVVLLPMYAIIAGWGGPKRRHAARKFVLYTLFGSMLLLIGVVLVVNQTGTADLAKPAGTATLAAFVFLALGFAVKAPLWPLHSWLPDAHSEAPTVGSVLLAGVLLKLGTYGLIRVAIPVAPTGAHKAAPVLAGLAVGAILIGGLICLAQTELKRLIAYSSVGHMGFVLLGIATMTATGLQAALIGNLAHGLITGLLFFLVGALKDRTHTGELAELGGLRESSPQLAGLLGFAALASLGLPGLAGFWGEAFAVIAAAQRGWWVAAALAAVGGAIAAAYLLRLLRKVTHGPSTLKLTGPAGYELAAWAPLVVGTVAVGLAPLLVTGVTGPAVDALVEAFTK is encoded by the coding sequence ATGATCCTGATCGCGCTGCTGGCTTTGCCGGCCCTGGGCGCGCTGCTGGCCTTCCTGCCGGGGCGCACCGGCCGGCTGGCCGCCACCTGTGTGGCCGCGCTGACCTTCGGCCTGAGCCTGCGTCTGTACTCGACCGGCCCCGGCTTCTGGTACGAGTTCGACCGGGCCTGGGTCCCGGCCCTCAAACTGCGCTTCCACCTCGGCGTCGACGGCATCTCGTGGCCCCTGATCGTGCTGACCACGCTGCTCACCCTGCTGTGCTGCCTCTACTCGCTGTGGAAGACCCCGGACAACCGCCTGATCGGGCTGCTCCTGGCGTTGCAGGTCGGCCTGCTCGGCGTGTTCGTGGCCCTGGACCTGGTGCTGTTCTTCGTGGCCTTCGAGGTCGTCCTCCTGCCGATGTACGCGATCATCGCCGGCTGGGGCGGCCCGAAGCGCCGGCACGCTGCCCGCAAGTTCGTGCTGTACACCCTGTTCGGCTCGATGCTGCTCCTGATCGGCGTGGTGCTCGTCGTCAACCAGACCGGCACGGCCGACCTGGCCAAGCCGGCCGGCACCGCGACCCTGGCCGCGTTCGTGTTCCTCGCGCTCGGCTTCGCGGTGAAGGCCCCGCTGTGGCCGCTGCACTCCTGGTTGCCCGACGCGCACAGCGAGGCCCCGACCGTGGGCTCGGTGCTGCTGGCCGGGGTGCTGCTGAAGCTCGGCACGTACGGCCTGATCCGGGTCGCGATCCCGGTCGCCCCGACCGGCGCGCACAAGGCAGCGCCGGTCCTCGCCGGGCTGGCGGTCGGGGCGATCCTGATCGGTGGCCTGATCTGCCTGGCGCAGACGGAGCTGAAGCGGCTGATCGCGTACTCGTCGGTCGGGCACATGGGTTTCGTCCTGCTCGGCATCGCGACCATGACCGCCACCGGTCTGCAGGCCGCGCTGATCGGCAACCTGGCGCACGGCCTGATCACGGGCCTGCTGTTCTTCCTGGTCGGCGCGCTCAAGGACCGCACCCACACCGGTGAGCTGGCTGAGCTCGGCGGCCTGCGGGAGAGTTCCCCGCAGCTCGCCGGCCTGCTCGGCTTCGCGGCCCTGGCGTCGCTCGGCCTGCCCGGGCTCGCCGGGTTCTGGGGCGAGGCGTTCGCCGTGATCGCCGCCGCCCAGCGCGGCTGGTGGGTCGCGGCGGCCCTCGCGGCGGTCGGTGGCGCGATCGCCGCCGCCTACCTGCTCAGACTGCTCCGCAAGGTCACCCACGGCCCCTCGACCCTGAAACTGACCGGCCCCGCCGGGTACGAGCTGGCCGCCTGGGCCCCGCTCGTCGTCGGGACCGTCGCGGTCGGGCTCGCCCCCCTGCTGGTGACCGGTGTGACCGGCCCCGCTGTCGACGCGCTGGTGGAGGCGTTCACCAAATGA
- a CDS encoding complex I subunit 1/NuoH family protein, translating to MGSPPVILDIAIRLAAVLVAFLTLPLIVGQMEHKVMAHMQGRLGPMYAGAFHGWAQLIADGIKFVQKEEIVPDAADKRIFRLAPVMALLPYLLILLVIPLGPDGLVAQGLDIGLFFVLAVMGLGVVAVLMAAWSSGSKYSLLGGLRAAAQLLGYELPLVLSAASVAMAAGTLSLNGIVVAWRPWWIVWQLPALFVFFVAGLAELRRPPFDAPIADSELVFGYMTEYTGLRFAFFLLAEYVGIVVISALTAVLFLGGWKGPFDDTHLGWAWMLVKTMAVAFVIIWLRVAYPRLREDQIQKLCWLGLVPLALAQLVLTAVVKVV from the coding sequence ATGGGGTCCCCGCCGGTGATTCTCGACATCGCGATCAGGCTCGCCGCCGTGCTGGTGGCCTTCCTGACCCTGCCGCTGATCGTGGGCCAGATGGAACACAAGGTCATGGCGCACATGCAGGGCCGGCTCGGCCCGATGTACGCGGGCGCCTTCCACGGCTGGGCCCAGCTTATCGCCGACGGCATCAAGTTCGTGCAGAAGGAGGAGATCGTCCCCGACGCGGCGGACAAGCGGATATTCCGTCTCGCGCCGGTGATGGCCCTGCTGCCGTACCTGCTGATCCTGCTCGTCATCCCGCTCGGCCCCGACGGCCTGGTCGCCCAGGGCCTGGACATCGGGCTGTTCTTCGTGCTGGCCGTGATGGGGCTGGGCGTCGTCGCGGTCCTGATGGCCGCGTGGTCGAGCGGCTCGAAGTACTCCCTGCTCGGCGGCCTGCGGGCCGCGGCCCAGCTCCTCGGCTACGAGCTGCCCCTGGTGTTGTCCGCCGCCAGTGTCGCGATGGCCGCCGGCACCCTGTCGCTGAACGGCATCGTGGTCGCCTGGCGTCCCTGGTGGATCGTCTGGCAGCTCCCGGCCCTGTTCGTGTTCTTCGTCGCCGGGCTGGCGGAGCTGCGCCGGCCCCCGTTCGATGCGCCGATCGCCGACTCGGAGCTGGTGTTCGGCTACATGACGGAGTACACCGGACTGCGGTTCGCGTTCTTCCTGCTCGCCGAGTACGTCGGCATCGTCGTCATCTCCGCCCTGACGGCCGTGCTGTTCCTCGGCGGGTGGAAGGGACCGTTCGACGACACCCATCTCGGCTGGGCCTGGATGCTGGTCAAGACGATGGCGGTCGCGTTCGTGATCATCTGGCTGCGGGTGGCCTATCCCAGGCTGCGCGAGGACCAGATCCAGAAGCTGTGCTGGCTGGGGCTCGTGCCCCTGGCGCTGGCCCAGCTCGTACTGACGGCGGTGGTGAAGGTTGTCTGA
- a CDS encoding NADH-quinone oxidoreductase subunit 5 family protein: protein MTGLAWLLPGAPLLAALIGFFLPPAARRPAALVGSLGALIALGCAVALLLRDPVAAHVKLASFGALDVTLGVSVTAIAAVVAVAVGVVALAVQVYSAAYLHDDTNYAPYAAQISLFTAAMLTVVVADDLLVLLVGWEVMGACSYLLIAHDRSLPEAPAAAVKAFLVTRVGDVGFLLGIAVLAVNAKTLDIGKVLAHHYSPGVLTAATLLLLAGVFGKSAQFPFHSWLPDAMAGPTPISALIHAATMVAAGVYVVARLYPLFGASHTAMAVLAVAAAITMLWGACCAMAATDIKKVLAWSTVSQLGYMTGALAAGSPPAALFHLLSHAGFKALLFLCAGAVIHATGSNRIDDAGGLRTRMPVTFWTMTIGLAALVGLPPVSGFWSKENVLVQAEHAEGWQGRLIFIAGMVTVALTAWYSTRLWLRTFFGHYRGEAAKPHDPPALMRGPLLVLAVPAALFGLLALGNWLGHRLGGDLLDLNKMTLVALFLTGIGAVAASAGASHSDPARFLGPLRPLFANAFYFDTVQDYVVVKPVRALARAIGFLDARVVDGAVEGTGTGSNRIGALVNRLNAPGLPRYATAALAGVLLIAVAALATEVLR from the coding sequence ATGACGGGCCTCGCCTGGCTGCTCCCGGGGGCCCCGCTGCTGGCCGCCCTGATCGGCTTCTTCCTCCCGCCGGCCGCCCGCCGGCCCGCCGCCCTCGTCGGCTCGCTCGGTGCCCTGATCGCCCTGGGCTGCGCCGTCGCGCTCCTGCTCCGCGACCCCGTGGCCGCGCACGTCAAGCTCGCCTCCTTCGGCGCGCTCGACGTCACCCTCGGGGTCAGCGTCACCGCGATCGCCGCCGTGGTCGCCGTCGCCGTCGGGGTGGTCGCGCTGGCCGTGCAGGTCTACTCGGCGGCGTACCTGCACGACGACACCAACTACGCGCCGTACGCCGCGCAGATCAGCCTGTTCACCGCAGCCATGCTCACCGTCGTCGTCGCCGACGACCTGCTGGTCCTGCTCGTCGGCTGGGAGGTGATGGGCGCGTGCTCGTACCTGCTCATCGCCCACGACCGGTCCCTGCCGGAGGCCCCCGCCGCCGCCGTGAAGGCCTTCCTGGTCACCCGGGTCGGCGACGTCGGCTTCCTGCTCGGCATCGCCGTGCTCGCCGTCAACGCGAAGACGCTGGACATCGGCAAGGTGCTCGCGCACCACTACAGCCCCGGGGTACTGACGGCGGCGACGCTGCTGCTGCTCGCCGGGGTGTTCGGCAAGAGCGCGCAGTTCCCGTTCCACTCCTGGCTGCCCGACGCCATGGCCGGCCCGACCCCGATCAGCGCCCTGATCCACGCGGCCACCATGGTCGCAGCCGGCGTGTACGTCGTCGCCCGGCTCTACCCGCTGTTCGGCGCGTCGCACACCGCGATGGCCGTCCTCGCCGTCGCCGCCGCGATCACGATGCTGTGGGGCGCGTGCTGCGCGATGGCCGCCACCGACATCAAAAAGGTGCTCGCCTGGTCGACGGTCAGCCAGCTCGGCTACATGACCGGAGCGCTCGCCGCGGGCTCCCCGCCGGCCGCGCTGTTCCACCTGCTCAGCCATGCCGGGTTCAAGGCGCTGCTGTTCCTGTGCGCCGGGGCCGTGATCCACGCGACCGGCTCCAACCGGATCGACGACGCCGGCGGGCTGCGGACCCGGATGCCGGTCACCTTCTGGACCATGACGATCGGGCTCGCCGCGCTGGTCGGGCTGCCCCCGGTCAGCGGGTTCTGGAGCAAGGAGAACGTGCTGGTCCAGGCCGAGCACGCCGAGGGCTGGCAGGGGCGCCTGATCTTCATCGCCGGCATGGTCACCGTGGCCCTGACCGCGTGGTATTCGACCCGGCTCTGGCTGCGCACCTTCTTCGGCCACTACCGGGGCGAGGCGGCCAAGCCGCACGACCCGCCGGCCCTGATGCGGGGGCCGCTCCTGGTGCTGGCGGTCCCGGCGGCCCTGTTCGGTCTGCTGGCTCTCGGCAACTGGCTCGGGCACCGGCTCGGCGGCGACCTGCTCGACCTGAACAAGATGACCCTGGTCGCCCTGTTCCTCACCGGGATCGGGGCCGTGGCCGCCTCGGCGGGTGCCTCGCACAGCGACCCTGCCCGGTTCCTCGGCCCGCTGCGCCCCCTGTTCGCCAACGCCTTCTACTTCGACACCGTCCAGGACTACGTGGTCGTCAAGCCGGTCAGGGCGCTGGCCCGCGCGATCGGCTTCCTCGACGCCCGGGTCGTCGACGGCGCTGTCGAGGGCACCGGCACCGGCTCCAACCGGATCGGCGCCCTGGTCAACCGGCTGAACGCCCCGGGCCTGCCCCGGTACGCGACGGCCGCCCTGGCCGGCGTCCTCTTGATCGCCGTCGCGGCGTTGGCCACGGAGGTGCTCCGATGA